The Thermodesulfatator atlanticus DSM 21156 genome has a segment encoding these proteins:
- the sppA gene encoding signal peptide peptidase SppA, which translates to MVKKFLQGILTFLGVIFLFFIIVFFIGILLLLRGEPTLSTGPKIGIVEIKGLITDADKTLRVIRNYERNDHVKAVVVRIDSPGGAVGASQEIYLALKELAQKKTVVASMGSVAASGGLYVALGAQKIVAAPGTMTGSIGVMIQVPNVSKLLEKVGIETTILKSGPYKDTGSMFRPLREDEKKVLYQTIKDVYQQFVEAIATSRGLNPEEIKKFADGRVFTGKKAKEYGLVDELGNFNDAIYLAAKLAGIKERPQLVYLQKERFWWRYLFEENLAENLAVIFAPLYLLKWQ; encoded by the coding sequence ATGGTCAAAAAATTTTTACAGGGCATATTAACTTTTTTAGGGGTTATCTTTCTTTTTTTTATCATTGTTTTTTTCATCGGAATTTTATTGCTCCTTAGGGGAGAACCCACTTTAAGCACCGGCCCCAAAATAGGAATCGTTGAAATAAAAGGTCTAATTACCGATGCTGACAAAACTTTGCGCGTTATTCGAAATTACGAAAGAAACGACCATGTAAAAGCCGTGGTAGTGCGTATTGATAGTCCAGGGGGTGCCGTGGGAGCTTCTCAGGAGATTTACCTTGCCCTAAAAGAACTCGCCCAGAAAAAAACGGTAGTGGCCTCTATGGGCTCGGTTGCCGCTTCTGGTGGTCTTTACGTAGCTCTTGGAGCCCAAAAGATAGTTGCTGCCCCTGGCACCATGACCGGAAGCATTGGCGTAATGATCCAGGTGCCAAATGTGAGCAAGTTGCTTGAAAAAGTCGGCATTGAAACCACTATCTTAAAAAGTGGACCTTATAAAGACACAGGAAGCATGTTTCGCCCTTTAAGAGAAGATGAAAAGAAAGTGCTATACCAGACAATAAAAGATGTTTATCAGCAGTTTGTAGAAGCTATTGCCACTTCTCGTGGGCTTAATCCCGAAGAAATCAAAAAATTTGCTGATGGCCGGGTCTTTACCGGAAAAAAGGCAAAAGAATATGGCCTAGTAGATGAGCTTGGCAATTTTAACGATGCCATTTATCTTGCTGCTAAACTTGCAGGGATAAAAGAAAGGCCCCAGCTAGTTTATCTCCAAAAGGAAAGATTTTGGTGGCGTTACCTTTTTGAAGAAAATTTGGCTGAGAATTTGGCGGTTATTTTTGCACCTCTTTATTTACTTAAATGGCAATAA
- a CDS encoding ABC transporter ATP-binding protein, which produces MFAVKVENLVKRYGAINALKGVSFEINEGELFALLGPNGAGKTTTIRILCGLTRPTAGQAFFFDISVFDNPVRAKKMAGLVPQAVNLDLELTVNENLLIHGLLYGLSRKEIRKRSRKLLEFAELLERAGSKVRTLSGGMRRRLLIIRALLHEPRILFLDEPTVGLDPHIRRKLWGLIKRIQQEGTTILLTTHYIEEAEFLAERVAFIDGGRLVTVDTPQALIKRLGEYAVDIIHETELETKFFPSRKEAEAFALSLSKGPKTVTLRRVNLEDAFVNFTGKKV; this is translated from the coding sequence GTGTTTGCCGTAAAGGTTGAAAATCTTGTCAAGCGTTATGGTGCGATAAACGCTTTAAAAGGCGTTTCCTTTGAAATAAATGAAGGTGAGCTTTTTGCCCTTCTTGGGCCAAATGGTGCCGGCAAAACCACTACCATTCGCATTCTTTGCGGGCTCACACGCCCAACCGCCGGCCAGGCCTTTTTCTTTGACATATCTGTCTTTGATAATCCAGTCCGGGCAAAAAAAATGGCAGGGCTTGTGCCCCAGGCCGTTAACCTTGACCTTGAACTCACGGTTAACGAAAACCTCCTGATACATGGGCTTCTTTACGGACTTAGTCGAAAAGAGATTCGCAAAAGAAGTAGAAAACTTCTGGAATTTGCAGAGCTCCTTGAAAGAGCCGGAAGCAAAGTACGCACCCTTTCAGGGGGCATGCGGCGGAGGCTTCTCATCATACGGGCCCTACTTCACGAACCGCGCATTCTTTTTCTTGATGAACCCACCGTGGGCCTTGACCCCCACATAAGGCGCAAGCTTTGGGGACTTATCAAGCGTATCCAGCAAGAGGGCACTACGATTCTTCTTACCACCCACTACATCGAAGAAGCCGAGTTTTTGGCCGAAAGGGTGGCATTTATTGATGGTGGACGTTTAGTTACGGTTGATACCCCTCAGGCCCTGATAAAGCGCCTTGGGGAGTATGCGGTTGATATTATCCACGAGACAGAGCTTGAAACAAAGTTTTTCCCTTCGCGCAAAGAGGCCGAGGCCTTTGCCCTTTCGCTTTCAAAGGGTCCCAAGACTGTTACTTTAAGGCGCGTCAACCTGGAAGACGCCTTTGTAAACTTTACCGGGAAAAAAGTATGA
- a CDS encoding bacterio-opsin activator HTH domain-containing protein, which produces MPVIIGPQEIKEFDVDAMAIRVFLKALEIIGGPRKLIEYRNLTWITSLMEASYAIVLAEEAFKTEDDIAEFLGLTRQTVRNILRAEPELVLKKLEGELQEKTPRAHTAGGLAKLAYKEIKEGRDALIFFSAVLQESARVLGVGWPAEVLVRIKGLSWPAEPEIVAERLAGLVVDGKALDALVREHEGPIDHPRVLLHFLSQKLKEA; this is translated from the coding sequence ATGCCGGTAATCATTGGTCCGCAGGAGATTAAAGAATTCGACGTAGATGCCATGGCGATCAGGGTCTTTCTTAAGGCACTTGAGATCATAGGTGGTCCGCGCAAGCTGATCGAGTATCGCAACTTAACTTGGATAACAAGCCTGATGGAGGCCTCTTACGCCATTGTTTTGGCAGAGGAGGCCTTTAAAACCGAAGACGACATTGCGGAATTTTTAGGCCTTACGCGCCAGACAGTGCGTAATATCTTGCGTGCTGAGCCTGAACTTGTCCTTAAAAAACTAGAAGGTGAGCTACAGGAAAAAACTCCGCGGGCACATACCGCAGGTGGCCTTGCCAAACTTGCCTACAAAGAAATCAAAGAAGGCCGCGATGCCCTTATCTTTTTCTCTGCGGTGCTTCAAGAAAGCGCAAGGGTACTTGGGGTAGGCTGGCCAGCAGAGGTGCTGGTGCGTATCAAAGGGCTTTCCTGGCCAGCTGAACCAGAAATAGTTGCTGAGCGACTGGCAGGGCTTGTGGTAGATGGCAAGGCCCTTGATGCGCTGGTGCGTGAACATGAAGGCCCCATTGATCATCCACGGGTGCTTTTACATTTTCTTTCGCAAAAGTTAAAAGAGGCCTAG
- a CDS encoding ABC transporter permease has translation MKGFFAVYLRELLIIWHRLPRMLLSFSVSPILYLVAFGLGLGKNIQVGGRPYLEFLIPGLVAASSMTQGFGINVEINVARFYLRVFEEFQAAPISNVAYVLGEILAGVTRAFLSVSVIIAVSFLARVHLSYDFFFWFGVFLNAFIFASLGVTSAMIIKAHADQALISNFIITPMVFLGGTFFPVENMPGVVQVILKALPLTHASHFIRNAAYGKGPVWSSFLILVVLACLCLFLAYRSVDRARD, from the coding sequence ATGAAGGGATTTTTCGCGGTTTATTTGAGAGAGCTTCTGATCATCTGGCATCGCCTGCCGCGCATGCTTCTTTCTTTTTCGGTCTCACCTATTCTTTACTTGGTGGCTTTTGGGCTTGGGCTTGGCAAAAATATCCAGGTTGGCGGAAGGCCTTATCTTGAATTTCTTATCCCCGGGCTGGTAGCAGCTTCATCCATGACCCAGGGTTTTGGTATTAACGTTGAAATAAACGTAGCCCGGTTTTACCTGCGGGTTTTCGAAGAGTTTCAAGCAGCTCCTATTTCAAACGTGGCCTATGTGCTGGGAGAAATACTTGCCGGGGTTACCCGGGCCTTCTTGTCTGTATCGGTTATCATAGCAGTTTCTTTTTTGGCCAGAGTACATCTCAGCTATGACTTTTTCTTTTGGTTTGGGGTTTTTTTAAACGCGTTTATTTTTGCAAGTCTTGGGGTCACTTCCGCCATGATCATCAAGGCCCATGCAGACCAGGCCCTTATTTCTAACTTTATCATCACACCCATGGTCTTCCTTGGGGGAACTTTTTTTCCGGTAGAAAACATGCCCGGGGTGGTCCAGGTAATTTTAAAGGCCCTCCCCTTGACCCATGCGTCTCATTTCATAAGAAACGCGGCTTATGGGAAGGGCCCTGTCTGGTCCTCTTTTTTGATTCTGGTGGTTCTTGCGTGTCTGTGTCTATTTTTGGCCTATCGTTCCGTTGACAGGGCAAGAGACTAG
- a CDS encoding 30S ribosomal protein S1, with amino-acid sequence MENAVETQNQTPEESFEELLAGEITTISRGDITTGKVLRVDPEWVIIDIGYKSEGIAPLAEFKGPDGEVKVKPGDEVEVIVENLRTADGMVRVSYKKLQRRRAWEKISQAQREGTPLEAYVLERIKGGFAVDIEGIRAFLPFSQAFLKPPKNPEEIIGTTLKVEIVNADRKKGNIVVSHKNYLEKEIEAKKKALLESLEEGQVLEGTVKSITDYGVFVDLGGVDGLLHVSDISWGRVKHPSNYFKVGDKIKVKVIKYDRDKEKIALGVKQLTPDPWETAKEKYPEGKKVEGRVVSLTNFGAFVELEPGVEGLIHVSELSWTKRIKHPRDMLSVGDKVEVVVLGVDEENRRISLSLKQVEPNPWDVLVEQFSEGMVIEAPVKTVTDFGVFVEVMEGIDGFIHVSDLSWGRIKHPGDLYKPGDTIQAAILKIDREKEKLALGVKQLTPDPWLSVPEKYPVGSVVTGKVSNVTDFGVFLELEEGVEGLIHVSEISDKKVKTPVGMFEPGQEVKAKVVKVEPEARRIGLSIKKLKEDEEKKHFSEFSKEQKGGSITLGAILKETLNSEKS; translated from the coding sequence ATGGAAAACGCAGTTGAAACACAAAACCAGACTCCGGAAGAAAGCTTTGAGGAGCTTCTTGCCGGAGAAATCACTACCATTTCCCGCGGAGACATTACCACCGGAAAGGTCCTGCGGGTTGACCCAGAATGGGTGATCATTGACATCGGTTACAAAAGCGAAGGGATAGCACCCCTTGCAGAATTCAAGGGCCCTGATGGCGAGGTAAAAGTTAAACCCGGAGACGAAGTTGAAGTCATCGTAGAAAACTTGCGCACCGCAGATGGCATGGTGCGGGTATCTTATAAAAAACTTCAGCGCCGCCGGGCCTGGGAAAAAATCAGCCAGGCTCAAAGAGAAGGAACACCTCTTGAAGCTTATGTTTTAGAGCGCATCAAAGGCGGCTTTGCCGTAGATATTGAAGGAATAAGGGCCTTTTTGCCCTTTTCTCAGGCATTTTTAAAACCTCCCAAAAATCCCGAAGAAATCATCGGCACAACTTTAAAAGTGGAAATAGTAAATGCGGACCGTAAAAAGGGAAACATCGTGGTTTCCCATAAAAACTACCTTGAAAAAGAAATAGAAGCCAAGAAAAAGGCCCTCCTTGAAAGCCTTGAAGAAGGCCAAGTGCTTGAGGGTACGGTTAAAAGCATCACTGATTACGGCGTTTTTGTAGATCTTGGCGGGGTTGATGGTCTGCTTCATGTCTCAGATATTTCCTGGGGGCGCGTCAAACACCCTTCAAACTACTTTAAAGTGGGTGACAAAATCAAAGTAAAAGTTATCAAATATGACCGAGACAAAGAAAAAATCGCCCTGGGAGTTAAACAGCTCACCCCTGACCCATGGGAAACTGCCAAGGAAAAATACCCCGAAGGCAAGAAGGTAGAAGGCCGAGTGGTTTCTCTCACCAATTTTGGCGCTTTTGTTGAGCTTGAGCCAGGAGTTGAAGGCTTGATCCACGTATCAGAGCTTTCCTGGACAAAGCGTATCAAACACCCGCGCGACATGCTTTCTGTTGGGGACAAAGTCGAAGTAGTTGTGCTGGGTGTTGACGAAGAAAATCGCCGCATCTCCCTTTCGCTTAAACAAGTCGAACCAAATCCCTGGGACGTATTGGTGGAACAGTTCTCTGAAGGGATGGTCATTGAGGCCCCTGTTAAAACCGTAACTGATTTTGGCGTCTTCGTAGAAGTAATGGAAGGAATAGACGGTTTTATTCATGTCTCTGATCTTTCCTGGGGGCGTATAAAACATCCAGGGGACTTATATAAGCCCGGAGACACCATCCAGGCGGCAATCCTTAAAATCGACCGGGAAAAAGAAAAGCTTGCTTTAGGGGTTAAACAACTCACCCCTGATCCCTGGCTCAGTGTGCCGGAAAAATATCCCGTGGGAAGTGTGGTCACAGGAAAAGTCTCAAACGTTACTGATTTTGGCGTTTTTTTGGAGCTTGAAGAAGGCGTTGAAGGGCTTATCCATGTTTCAGAAATCTCTGATAAGAAAGTAAAAACGCCGGTGGGGATGTTTGAACCTGGCCAGGAAGTTAAAGCAAAGGTAGTAAAAGTCGAACCAGAAGCACGCCGTATCGGGCTTTCCATCAAAAAGCTCAAAGAAGACGAAGAGAAAAAGCACTTCAGCGAGTTCAGCAAAGAACAAAAAGGCGGAAGCATTACCCTTGGGGCTATTCTTAAAGAAACGCTTAATTCCGAAAAAAGCTAA
- a CDS encoding DnaJ C-terminal domain-containing protein encodes MAKDYYKILGVPRNATQEEIKKAYRRLALKYHPDRNKGNKEAEERFKEINEAYAVLSDPEKRRQYDSFGSTEFHRRYSQEDIFRDFDFESIFRDLGIGFEFGKIFGFGTGHSRRSGAFHFDLADLFSQVFGTSPEADWQERTQTRARTSYRDFDTSGNVVLELPVTLEEVAKGAEKVISIAPTGKAERIKVKIPPGIEDGQKLRIPAQGAYGATGKRGDLYLKVKIEEHPVFERKGADIFCDHEISFTEAVFGTTIEVPTLYGKKVRVKVPPGTKSGAKLRLKGLGLPKKSGLKGDQYVNVQIKVPKKLTKEQEDLLKKLARAGL; translated from the coding sequence ATGGCTAAGGATTATTACAAAATCTTGGGGGTTCCTCGTAACGCTACTCAGGAAGAGATAAAAAAGGCCTATCGAAGGCTTGCGCTCAAATACCATCCAGACCGTAACAAAGGAAACAAAGAAGCAGAAGAGCGCTTTAAAGAGATAAACGAGGCCTACGCAGTCCTTTCAGATCCAGAAAAAAGGCGCCAATACGATAGCTTTGGTTCTACGGAATTTCACAGGCGTTATTCCCAGGAAGATATTTTTCGTGATTTTGATTTTGAGTCTATTTTCAGGGATTTGGGTATTGGCTTTGAGTTTGGCAAAATTTTCGGCTTTGGAACAGGCCACTCAAGAAGAAGTGGTGCTTTTCATTTTGATTTAGCTGATCTTTTCAGTCAGGTCTTTGGCACTTCTCCTGAGGCAGATTGGCAGGAGAGAACTCAAACACGCGCGAGAACCTCTTACCGTGATTTTGATACCAGTGGCAATGTTGTCCTTGAGCTTCCGGTAACTTTAGAAGAAGTAGCAAAGGGAGCAGAAAAAGTGATATCTATCGCGCCCACGGGGAAGGCCGAACGTATCAAAGTAAAAATTCCACCTGGCATCGAAGACGGCCAAAAGCTTCGCATTCCTGCTCAGGGTGCCTATGGTGCCACTGGTAAACGGGGCGATCTTTATCTAAAAGTAAAAATTGAAGAACATCCTGTTTTTGAAAGAAAAGGTGCGGATATTTTTTGCGATCACGAGATATCTTTTACAGAGGCTGTCTTTGGAACCACGATAGAAGTACCCACCCTTTATGGTAAAAAAGTGCGTGTAAAAGTCCCTCCGGGGACCAAAAGCGGAGCCAAGCTTCGTTTGAAGGGGCTTGGTCTCCCCAAAAAAAGCGGGCTTAAGGGCGATCAATACGTAAACGTTCAGATAAAAGTACCTAAAAAACTTACCAAGGAACAGGAAGATTTGCTCAAAAAACTTGCCAGGGCAGGGCTTTAA
- a CDS encoding type II secretion system F family protein, producing MPVFEWVGRNPSGETVKGTLEAPDERIVKIKLRRQKITPIKVKAKGTGLLARLSTPKKVKQREVVVFTRQLAAMLEAGLPLVQALDSLANQQKNAYFKEVIFKIKQAVEEGTPFAEALNRYPKIFDKFYYHMVDAGEASGNLDHALKRLATYMEKAMALKAKVKKAMIYPAIVLFVTTVVLSIIMIFVVPTFQKMFGEMGQALPLPTQIVIEASHLTKQYFPFFIGGLIIGSFLLKRYYQTEKGRLHLDALFLKMPLFGELLRKVAVARFSRTLSTLISSGVSIIDALTIAAKTAGNVVVERAINKVRQGVQEGNPIADPLAKSGIFPYMVIQMVSVGESSGTLETMLDKVADFFEEEVDNTVDALAQMIEPVMIVFLGGVIGGIIVSLYLPIFKLGSVVAG from the coding sequence ATGCCCGTATTTGAGTGGGTTGGTCGCAATCCTTCCGGAGAAACCGTAAAAGGGACCCTTGAGGCCCCTGACGAGCGCATCGTTAAAATAAAACTGAGGCGCCAAAAAATCACCCCTATCAAGGTAAAAGCTAAAGGGACAGGACTTTTAGCACGCCTGAGCACCCCAAAGAAGGTAAAGCAAAGGGAAGTAGTAGTTTTTACCAGGCAACTTGCAGCCATGTTAGAGGCAGGGCTGCCTTTGGTGCAGGCCCTTGATTCTTTGGCTAACCAGCAAAAAAATGCCTATTTCAAAGAAGTCATTTTCAAAATAAAACAAGCCGTAGAAGAAGGAACACCCTTTGCCGAGGCCCTTAACCGCTATCCCAAAATTTTCGACAAGTTTTATTACCACATGGTGGATGCTGGCGAGGCCAGCGGAAACCTGGATCACGCTCTAAAACGTCTGGCAACTTACATGGAAAAGGCTATGGCCCTTAAAGCCAAAGTCAAAAAGGCCATGATTTATCCGGCCATTGTGCTCTTCGTCACTACCGTGGTTCTAAGTATTATCATGATTTTCGTGGTACCCACTTTTCAGAAAATGTTTGGCGAAATGGGGCAAGCGCTCCCCTTACCTACCCAGATTGTCATTGAAGCCAGCCACTTAACTAAACAGTATTTTCCTTTTTTTATTGGTGGGCTTATCATCGGTAGTTTTTTGCTCAAAAGATACTACCAAACCGAAAAAGGGCGGTTACATCTTGATGCGCTTTTTCTAAAGATGCCCCTTTTCGGAGAACTCCTACGCAAAGTTGCAGTGGCAAGGTTCTCACGCACCCTTAGCACCCTTATCTCAAGCGGAGTATCCATTATCGACGCCTTGACCATTGCCGCCAAAACCGCAGGAAACGTCGTAGTAGAACGAGCGATTAACAAAGTCCGCCAGGGAGTACAGGAAGGAAACCCCATTGCCGACCCTTTGGCTAAAAGTGGGATCTTCCCCTACATGGTCATCCAGATGGTCTCAGTGGGAGAATCAAGCGGAACCCTTGAAACCATGCTTGACAAAGTGGCCGACTTCTTTGAAGAAGAAGTGGATAACACCGTTGACGCCCTGGCCCAGATGATAGAACCCGTGATGATCGTATTTTTAGGCGGGGTCATCGGTGGTATCATTGTTTCCCTTTATCTCCCCATCTTCAAACTCGGTTCCGTGGTGGCTGGCTAG
- the guaB gene encoding IMP dehydrogenase, translating to MLNLPIEEAYTFDDLLLQPAESHVLPKDVDLRTRITKNIELNIPLLSAAMDTVTEARMAISMAREGGIGIIHRNMSIEEQCREVEKVKKSEYGMIIDPVTIGPEVPIREVLRIMEDYRISGVPVVEGPEKKLLGIVTNRDLRFETELDRPVKEVMTTENLITADPGITLEEAKKILHQHRIEKLLIVDENFCLKGLITIKDIEKLRKYPNACKDELGRLRVGAAVGVGPERLQHVEALLKVGCDVIVIDSAHGHSKNVIEAIKDIKAHFPECNLIAGNIATAEGAEALIKAGADGIKVGVGPGSICTTRIVAGVGVPQLSAIHNSATVANKYDIPVIADGGIKFSGDITKAIGAGAHAVMIGSLFAGTDEAPGEMILYEGRTYKVYRGMGSLGAMMKGGGERYFQKADSPAKFVPEGVEGRVPYRGPVSGMVYQLMGGLRSGMGYCGCKNIQELRTKARFVRITPAGLRESHVHDVIITKEAPNYWIGR from the coding sequence ATGCTTAATCTTCCTATTGAGGAGGCTTATACCTTTGATGATTTATTGCTTCAGCCGGCAGAGTCCCATGTTTTGCCAAAGGATGTGGACCTGCGCACCAGGATAACCAAAAACATCGAACTAAATATTCCGCTTCTTTCGGCGGCCATGGATACGGTTACCGAGGCTCGCATGGCCATAAGCATGGCGCGCGAAGGCGGCATTGGCATTATTCACAGAAACATGTCCATTGAAGAACAATGCCGCGAGGTTGAGAAAGTCAAAAAGTCTGAGTACGGCATGATCATCGATCCGGTAACCATTGGCCCTGAAGTGCCAATTCGCGAAGTACTACGCATCATGGAGGATTATCGCATTTCTGGAGTCCCGGTGGTTGAAGGCCCTGAGAAAAAGCTTTTAGGCATTGTAACAAACCGCGACCTTCGCTTTGAAACTGAGCTTGACCGCCCGGTCAAAGAAGTCATGACCACGGAAAATCTCATCACCGCAGACCCAGGCATCACCCTTGAAGAGGCCAAAAAAATTCTTCACCAGCACCGTATCGAAAAGCTTCTTATTGTTGATGAAAATTTCTGTTTAAAAGGTCTCATCACCATCAAAGACATTGAAAAACTGCGCAAATATCCCAATGCCTGCAAGGATGAACTTGGCCGTTTACGCGTAGGGGCTGCGGTTGGGGTTGGCCCGGAACGCCTGCAACATGTGGAAGCCCTGCTCAAAGTAGGGTGCGATGTGATTGTCATAGACTCTGCCCATGGCCACTCAAAAAACGTTATCGAGGCGATAAAAGATATCAAAGCCCATTTCCCTGAATGCAACCTCATTGCCGGAAACATTGCCACAGCTGAAGGTGCTGAGGCCCTTATCAAGGCAGGGGCAGACGGCATCAAAGTAGGCGTTGGCCCTGGCTCTATTTGTACTACGCGCATTGTAGCTGGCGTTGGTGTCCCTCAGCTTTCTGCTATCCACAACAGTGCCACGGTGGCTAACAAGTACGACATTCCGGTCATAGCCGATGGTGGCATCAAATTCTCAGGTGACATCACCAAGGCCATTGGGGCCGGAGCCCATGCCGTAATGATTGGTTCGCTTTTTGCTGGCACAGACGAGGCCCCTGGCGAAATGATTCTCTACGAAGGGCGTACCTATAAAGTTTACCGGGGCATGGGGTCTCTCGGAGCCATGATGAAAGGCGGCGGCGAACGCTATTTCCAGAAGGCTGACTCTCCAGCCAAATTTGTCCCAGAGGGAGTTGAAGGCAGGGTCCCCTATCGTGGGCCGGTCTCGGGCATGGTTTATCAGCTCATGGGCGGACTTCGTTCTGGCATGGGCTACTGTGGGTGCAAAAACATCCAGGAATTGCGCACCAAAGCTCGTTTTGTGCGTATTACCCCGGCAGGCCTTCGCGAAAGCCACGTTCACGACGTAATTATCACCAAAGAAGCCCCGAATTATTGGATTGGCCGCTAA
- a CDS encoding DUF434 domain-containing protein, with product MPGQGFKLRFDLLREVAKDLRYLLARGYHKEPAINFLSNRWQLSSLEREILKRAIFSEKEAKTRREKRLKPHLLRGKILYVDGFNCLTTIRSALKGDPVFLADDGFLRDAGCVARKFSLTEPEDTGLEIMISALKNLPTKEVVIFLDKPVSKSGELASTLRELLAEAGLKGRVELVPSSDRALEGLCPVASSDTVVLDRAGAAFDLAAHALKSCGFSFSSLASHHGTEFEDGEIKGNNDTTDDPA from the coding sequence TTGCCAGGGCAGGGCTTTAAACTGCGGTTTGATTTACTACGAGAAGTAGCCAAAGATTTGAGATACCTGCTTGCCCGCGGCTATCATAAAGAGCCTGCTATAAATTTTCTTTCTAATCGCTGGCAGTTAAGCTCTTTAGAACGCGAGATTTTAAAAAGGGCTATCTTTTCAGAAAAAGAAGCCAAAACGCGCAGGGAAAAAAGACTTAAGCCTCACCTTTTGCGCGGCAAAATCCTTTATGTAGATGGCTTTAACTGTTTAACCACGATACGTTCAGCGCTTAAGGGAGATCCGGTTTTTCTGGCGGATGATGGTTTCTTGCGTGATGCCGGATGTGTGGCACGTAAATTTTCTCTTACTGAGCCAGAAGATACCGGCCTTGAAATCATGATAAGTGCCCTTAAAAACCTCCCCACAAAAGAAGTTGTTATTTTTCTTGATAAGCCTGTTTCTAAAAGCGGAGAACTTGCAAGTACGTTACGTGAACTTTTAGCTGAGGCGGGACTTAAGGGCAGAGTTGAGCTTGTTCCTTCCTCTGACAGAGCCTTAGAGGGGCTTTGCCCTGTGGCTTCAAGTGATACGGTGGTGCTTGATAGGGCAGGGGCTGCTTTTGACCTCGCCGCCCATGCCCTTAAGTCTTGCGGTTTTTCTTTTTCTTCCCTAGCCAGCCACCACGGAACCGAGTTTGAAGATGGGGAGATAAAGGGAAACAATGATACCACCGATGACCCCGCCTAA
- a CDS encoding Ppx/GppA phosphatase family protein has product MNKNDLVTKLWRKFPDFRRKDLEIVLDLLFERLKTALKQGERIEIRGFGRFLVREQKARRFKNPKTGKEQILPPRKRIIFKPGKDLKERLNTPAKASLDLGTQTFRLLIGKNNPTFRPILRKRFNVRLGDGLSKTGEISNEAMKRGLLALKEIKGLLTQAETEDVFAAGTEAFRRAKNAAQFIEKAKTELGIEIKVLSPEEEAFFTAKGVLCLLQKKAFPCLIIDVGGGSTEYVLCNDSKVHAWGSLSLGAVTLKEKCFPVDEIPTLKEIETAKEVIDQSLSPIKNLEYAPKEAIATGGTASCLAALDLRLEYYLPEKTHGHKLKVSKLRQLIDKLSKLSPQERLRLKGMEEGREDIILPGALIFLGIAEALGLEYFRVSETGILEGLLLHLYEKDSNISENN; this is encoded by the coding sequence ATGAACAAAAACGATCTTGTTACCAAACTATGGCGCAAGTTTCCGGATTTCAGGCGCAAAGACCTTGAAATCGTTTTAGATCTTCTTTTTGAGCGCCTAAAAACAGCCTTAAAACAAGGAGAAAGGATTGAAATTCGTGGCTTTGGAAGGTTTTTGGTAAGAGAACAAAAAGCCCGTCGTTTCAAAAATCCTAAAACTGGCAAGGAACAGATCCTCCCCCCACGCAAACGCATTATTTTCAAGCCAGGGAAAGACTTAAAAGAAAGACTAAATACCCCGGCCAAGGCGAGCCTTGACCTGGGCACCCAGACCTTTCGTTTGTTAATAGGGAAAAATAACCCCACCTTTAGGCCCATATTGCGCAAACGTTTTAACGTGCGCCTGGGAGACGGTCTCTCTAAGACCGGGGAAATATCAAACGAAGCCATGAAAAGAGGCCTCTTGGCCCTTAAGGAAATCAAGGGCCTGCTAACCCAAGCGGAGACAGAAGACGTTTTTGCCGCGGGAACTGAGGCCTTTCGTCGTGCTAAAAACGCAGCTCAGTTTATCGAAAAGGCTAAAACCGAACTCGGTATAGAAATCAAAGTCCTTTCCCCAGAAGAAGAAGCCTTTTTTACCGCCAAGGGTGTGCTTTGCCTTTTGCAAAAAAAGGCCTTTCCCTGTCTAATAATAGACGTTGGTGGCGGAAGCACCGAATACGTCCTTTGCAATGATAGTAAAGTTCATGCTTGGGGGAGTCTTTCACTTGGTGCGGTAACCTTAAAAGAAAAGTGTTTTCCTGTTGACGAAATCCCCACCCTAAAAGAAATTGAAACTGCCAAAGAAGTTATAGACCAAAGCTTAAGCCCTATTAAGAACTTAGAGTATGCCCCCAAAGAAGCTATTGCCACCGGGGGAACGGCATCATGCCTTGCAGCCCTTGATCTTCGCCTGGAATATTATCTGCCAGAAAAAACCCACGGCCATAAATTAAAAGTCTCCAAACTCAGGCAACTTATTGACAAACTTTCAAAGCTTTCGCCTCAGGAACGACTGAGACTTAAAGGCATGGAAGAAGGCCGTGAAGATATTATTCTGCCCGGGGCTTTAATATTTTTGGGAATTGCCGAAGCCTTAGGCCTTGAATACTTTCGCGTGAGCGAAACAGGTATTCTTGAAGGGCTCCTCTTGCATCTTTACGAAAAAGACTCAAATATTTCCGAAAATAACTAA